The window TTCGAGTAAATTTGGCAGTCTATGAGACCAAATCCACGTGCCGCCAACTGCTTTCCAAGAATGATCAAAGCCGCCTTCGACGCATTGCTGACCGCCGAAAACATGGATTCTCCAAAAAAACAGCGTCCCAAAGAAATCCCATAGAGTCCCCCCGCCAGAACTTCCCCCTGCCATGCTTCCACTGAATGAGCGTAACCCAGTTCGTGAAGGGCAACGTAGGCTTCTTTCATTTCCCCTGTAATCCAAGTGCCTTGCTGTCCTTTTCTGGGTTTCTGACAGGCTGTAATGACACCGTAAAAATCACGATCGTAGGTAATCCGGAAACGTCCTTGCCGTAAGATTTGTCTCATAGTTTGTGATATATGAATTTCGGAAGGGAAGAGCACAAAACGCGGATTGGGTGACCACCAGAGAATAGGCTCCTCATCTGTATACCAAGGGAAAATACCCTGTCGATAAGCTTCCAGGATTCTCTCGGGTGAGAGATCTCCACCAACGGCAAGAATCCCACTGGGTGATGCCTCATCTGAGGAAGGGAAAATGATATGCTCTATAAGTTCAAATATCGGCATGCTTCACCACTCTGAATGAATGCCTCTGTGACTATCAAAAATTGCTTTCTTCAAGGACTATCTCAAACACGACGTAAATTCCCATGACTGCTTTCTGACAATGAGGCCATGGTCCGAACAAAAAAGGCAGAGTCAGCCACACCTCTGCCTTTGAGGAAAATGGAGTGAATGCTCATTCACTCCGCATCATTTCTGGATTTCTTTAAGTCGCTCGATAAACTGTCTCATGTATTGTTCTCTAACTTTTAGAGATCGGCGGAATTCCCGGTCATCCGTGTTCACAACCTCCCTCCTCAGATCTGGGAAATATCTTTCCAAAATTTCTAAGAGGATACGAGCCTCTTCGTTCGTCAGTTCCATGGCTAACATTGCGAACCTCCTTTCCCAGAAGATCCCGTTTTGCACCGACACCGGACTTATGGTTTCATCAACTGCTCCTTGGTCGCTCCTACCGGATACACAGGAAAAATTTCAAAGCGAATCACATCTATCCAAGCCGCTTTTGAAGCAATCAAACCTTTGGCATCCGTATCGACGACATAGATCGTACGACACCCCTGAAGATCATAAAACTCTGAAAGAACCTTAACGTCGGAAGGCCATTCCCAAGTTACTCTTCGGGTCCTCACTTCTTTCTCATCCATAGGTTCCCATGTACAAATCATCATGAAATACATAGCGCACCTCCCCGTGAAATGTTGGAAAGGAAAAACAAAATGGGGCACCCCTCCGGATGTCTAAAATTCCGGAGGGGAAAACAGATAAATTTGAAAACGGATCTTTCCATTGCACGCCTCGACTGCCAGTCGACATCAAAGCAGCCTTATGTTAAATGAGATAATACACGAATAATAGAAACATATTGTTTATTTAAAGTATGGTTGATACTGAATCTGTCAATACTGCGACTATGATAGAAAGCAAGCGATTCAAAGAGAAAGCTGTACCCCCCTTGCCGTTAAAAATTGGGGTTTACGTATCCTTAGCAACTTGAATAGGCGGTCTGCCAAGGGTATCTTGTCAAACCATGCACAGTTATGGTCTTGATTCAATGCCGTGGGCAATCTCAACGCCCGGCATTCTATGCCGTCCTTGCCGCGCATGGCAAACATGTTTCGCGGTGCGACGCACGTTTTTACTTCCGCCTGATAATTCTGACAAATTTTGCAAACCGCTTTTTTCATGATTCCCTCCCTTGAAAGTGATGGTTAAATTCTTCATTACCCTCTTCCATACGAGGAAAGGCGATGGATTTGCCCGAGAACCCTCTTCCTTCCTTACCAGACAGTATCTATGGGGAGTTACCTCACCCAATTCGACAAGAACACGCAATATTCGGAATCACCCGCCCGTTCCAGCATGGCGGTCATTTCAAAAAAAACAATCCCCCCCTTTTAAATCCTGATTATCATTACCTGATTTTTTCTGTCAATGTTTTTCTAAACGATAACAAAAGACCCTTCCGAAGATTTCTTCAAGAACTTGTTTTCCAGGGTCAATTTTACGACTACTTGCTCACGTTCTTGAATCCAAGGGCAACCTGATTTTCCTTATTTCATAGCGGTTCTTTTTCTCGATGTGTGGTGTTTTGCCGTTCCTTGAACGATTTCGAAATTTGGAAGATGCGCTTCGTCTTTAATTCTGATAAAGAACTGGTGGTATTCATTTGGACTAGGAGGAACAAAACCATGCCGTTTCAGGCCAACATCAAAGTTTGTTTCAGTGACATCGATAATGCGGGAATTGTTTATTATCCCAGATTTCTACACTATTTTCATGTGGCTCTCGAAGATTTTTTTGCCCTGGAGCTTGGTGTTGACTACTCGACTCTACTGCAAAAGCACCGTATCGGTTTTCCAACGGTCCATCTGGAGGCAGATTTCCGACGCAAACTAAGCTATGGTGATCATTTGCTTGTCGAAGTCGGAGTCGCAAATATCGGGAATACCTCCGTTACCTTGAATTATAATGTCTCCCGTATCCAAGAACCGGCCAAGATCGTTACAGAAGGGAAAAACATTACGGTCTGCATGAACATGGATACTTTCGAAAAATGGGATCTGCCAGCGTGGCTGAGGACACTCCTGGAGAATTACCAGGAAAAATGCCGCCTCCTGAAATGCGCCCACGAC of the Deltaproteobacteria bacterium genome contains:
- a CDS encoding leucyl/phenylalanyl-tRNA--protein transferase yields the protein MPIFELIEHIIFPSSDEASPSGILAVGGDLSPERILEAYRQGIFPWYTDEEPILWWSPNPRFVLFPSEIHISQTMRQILRQGRFRITYDRDFYGVITACQKPRKGQQGTWITGEMKEAYVALHELGYAHSVEAWQGEVLAGGLYGISLGRCFFGESMFSAVSNASKAALIILGKQLAARGFGLIDCQIYSKHLASLGARNISRQEFADHLQNLLTFETIQGDWGVFLGS
- a CDS encoding acyl-CoA thioesterase, with the translated sequence MPFQANIKVCFSDIDNAGIVYYPRFLHYFHVALEDFFALELGVDYSTLLQKHRIGFPTVHLEADFRRKLSYGDHLLVEVGVANIGNTSVTLNYNVSRIQEPAKIVTEGKNITVCMNMDTFEKWDLPAWLRTLLENYQEKCRLLKCAHDNACTRN